In Tessaracoccus sp. MC1865, the DNA window GCAGGGGGCCTCAGCCATGAGCGGGACGTGTCGCTGCGGTCCGGCCGACGCGTGGCGCAGGCTTTGCGCGACGCGGGCCGGGTCGTCGTGGAAACCGACGTCAACGCCGATCTGGTGGAACTGCTGCGCCGCAACGAGGACGCCGTCGTGGTGCCCATGCTGCACGGCGGCCTGGGCGAGGACGGCGCGCTGCGCGAGGTGCTGGAGGTGCTGGGCGTACCCTTCGTCGGCCCCACGGGCGCCGCTTCCCGGCTGACCTTCGACAAGGCCGTGGCCACCTCCGTGGTGAGGGCGGCCGGGCTCGCTGCACCGCGCCAGATAGCGCTGCCCCACGACATCTTCCGCGAACTCGGCGCACCGGTCCTCATGGCGGCCATCGGGCAGCAGCTCGGCTACCCGCTCATGGTGAAGCCGGCGCGGTCCGGCTCTGCGCTGGGCGTGACGAAGGTCGACGACGCGGCCGCGTTGCCGTCTGCGCTGGTGGCGGCCTACGCCTACGGTGCGGTGGCTGTGATCGAGCAGTACCTCAGCGGCACCGAGGTCGCCGTGACCGTGCTCGACGAGGGCGACGGCCCCGTCGCCCTCCCCCCGGTGGAGATCCGGCCGGAGTCCGGCGTCTACGACTACGAGTCCCGCTACACCGCTGGCGCCACCCGCTTCGTGACACCCGCCCAGCTCGACGACGACGTGCTCACCGCCACGCAGGAGCTGGCAGTCGCAGTTCACCGGGCACTCGGGCTGCGTCACCTGTCGCGCGTCGACATGATGGTCACTGCGGAGGGGCCTGTGTTCTTCGAGGGCAACGTGGCGCCCGGTATGACCGAAACCTCGTTGGCGCCGTTGGCGTTCGAGGCGGCAGGCCGTGAACTGGGAGAAGTCTTCGCCTCCCTGGTGGACCAGGCGACGCTGCGGTGAGCATCCGCCTGCAGCAGACCCTCGCCATCGCGGCGGGCGTCGTGGTGGCGCTCGTCATGATGTGGCTGGGAGTCTGGCAGATGGCGTCCTACCAGGAATCCACGCGCGACGTCTCGGCCGAGCGGGCCGCAGAGGCCCCCACCCCCCTGTCTGAGGCGGTCGCCTCCGACGGTGTGGTGCAGGACATCTACGGCAAGCGGGTCACGTTCACGGGTGTCTACCTGCCCGAGTACGAAGTGACCGTCGGCTCCGCGTCGCCCTGGCGGGTCCTCACGCTCATGGAGACGGCCGACAGCAGGTACATCGCCGTCGTTCGGGGTTCCGTGGACGCCACCGATGCCAGCGAGGGTATCCCCGCCCCGCCGCAGGGCACGCAGAGCGTTGAGGGCATCTTCCTCGCCCCGGATCTACCCGAGGCCAGCCGCAGTGCAGAGGCGGACTACCATTCTGTCCGCATCCAGGAGCTCGCCCAGGAGTGGCCCTCCCCGTTGATCGCCGGCTACGTCACCCTGCCGGGGGCCGAGTCCGAGGCCCAGGGCCTCGAGGAGGCGCGTTTGGTGCTCCCCACGGCCGACGGCTCCCCCACGCACCGCGGCTACGCGTTGCAGTGGTGGGTGTTCGCCGCCGGGGCCATCGTCTTCGGGCTCTACTCCGCCCGCGAGCTCGGCAAGACCGCCTGACGCCGGGCCTTTCGGGTCAGGGCCTCTCGGCTGCGCGCAGGGTGGCCCGCACGTTCTTCGTGGCGAAGTGCTCGGCCACGAAGCTCAGGAAGGGCACGGTGCCCGCCGCCATGATGGCGAGGAACCACTTGATGGACCACTTCACCCTGCGCCCCAGGTCGTACGCGGTGATGAGGAGCACCGCGTACAGCCAGCCGTGCGGAATGCCCGTCCAGCGCACCACCCGGTCGTCGTCCCAGATGTACTTGAGCGGCATCCCCACGCACACAAGCACGACGAGCAGGATGCCGACAACCCAGGCCATGATCCGGTAGCGGGTCAGCGCGCTCCTCACTCCCTGCACCTCGTCGGAGTCGAGAACGAACTCCTGGGAGTTGTCGGCCGTGGTTCCCTCATTGACGGGCATACGGTTTTCCATCCTTAGCGTTTTGTCGATATAACGGTATGTCGTTCTATAGTTTTAGATCTTCCGA includes these proteins:
- a CDS encoding SURF1 family protein, encoding MSIRLQQTLAIAAGVVVALVMMWLGVWQMASYQESTRDVSAERAAEAPTPLSEAVASDGVVQDIYGKRVTFTGVYLPEYEVTVGSASPWRVLTLMETADSRYIAVVRGSVDATDASEGIPAPPQGTQSVEGIFLAPDLPEASRSAEADYHSVRIQELAQEWPSPLIAGYVTLPGAESEAQGLEEARLVLPTADGSPTHRGYALQWWVFAAGAIVFGLYSARELGKTA
- a CDS encoding DUF3817 domain-containing protein gives rise to the protein MPVNEGTTADNSQEFVLDSDEVQGVRSALTRYRIMAWVVGILLVVLVCVGMPLKYIWDDDRVVRWTGIPHGWLYAVLLITAYDLGRRVKWSIKWFLAIMAAGTVPFLSFVAEHFATKNVRATLRAAERP
- a CDS encoding D-alanine--D-alanine ligase; translation: MTVIVIAGGLSHERDVSLRSGRRVAQALRDAGRVVVETDVNADLVELLRRNEDAVVVPMLHGGLGEDGALREVLEVLGVPFVGPTGAASRLTFDKAVATSVVRAAGLAAPRQIALPHDIFRELGAPVLMAAIGQQLGYPLMVKPARSGSALGVTKVDDAAALPSALVAAYAYGAVAVIEQYLSGTEVAVTVLDEGDGPVALPPVEIRPESGVYDYESRYTAGATRFVTPAQLDDDVLTATQELAVAVHRALGLRHLSRVDMMVTAEGPVFFEGNVAPGMTETSLAPLAFEAAGRELGEVFASLVDQATLR